From one Leguminivora glycinivorella isolate SPB_JAAS2020 chromosome 5, LegGlyc_1.1, whole genome shotgun sequence genomic stretch:
- the LOC125226175 gene encoding protein misato: MSTREILTIQFGHYSNYIGTHFWNIQELGFDYTGASKTECNHDILYREGQTAKGEVTYTPRLLLCDLKGSLKTLPASGGLLGDLENVDDIPWEGIEKIEEPVAPKNEYLEDIDSAGPSVAESKQYRLEDSVNTWTDFLYPRFHPRTVNIVKEYSHGDDKAPFDLFHLGGPMWKSDFGENFSDNIRKYVEECDSIQGFQINFDCTDGFSGLALACIENIVDEYTKPILCHPIIASHYPDNSPQTQEERDVSNLKDTIRIVNILFSIEGLSQHSSLFVPLCTGEKGWRKPGSPRLFDHVTYNPQKYYHSSALLASALDTLSQKYRHKSNTYTLSDMCADMTGYGRKMASASLGIPFTMNESEYLIDYLNRTTKPIYTPITPSCKIATDKIFQLITVRGIPETYLKAPLKEAKEQMNLPAYRCRDVQEMMELYFQANNFLSATNVTVCDKPLELKSPYAKIFSENLNKNGFLTNGISEDRVQSCPVIAGYHNGNFLTDMLEKLHREVSRVKFAKLHKFQEEGLEASEYQETLDRLAEFKDNYEDNFEL, encoded by the exons ATGTCAACACGTGAAATACTTACGATACAATTTGGGCATTATTCAAATTACATTGGTACACATTTTTGGAACATACAAGAACTTGGTTTTGACTACACCGGTGCTAGCAAAACCGAATGCAATCATGATATTTTATATCGAGAGGGACAAACTGCTAAAGGAGAGGTAACATACACTCCCAGATTACTCTTGTGTGATTTAAAGGGCTCTTTGAAAACATTGCCTGCTAGTGGGGGATTGCTTGGTGACTTAGAAAATGTTGATGATATTCCTTGGGAAGGTATTGAAAAAATTGAGGAACCAGTTGCGCCTAAGAATGAATACTTAGAAGACATTGATTCCGCTGGTCCGTCTGTTGCTGAATCAAAGCAATACAGATTAGAGGACAGTGTAAACACTTGGACTGACTTTCTGTATCCACGATTTCATCCTCGaactgttaatattgttaaagaATACAGCCATGGTGATGATAAG GCACCATTTGATTTATTTCACCTTGGAGGACCAATGTGGAAGTCCGATTTTGGAGAAAACTTCAGTGATAATATCAGAAAATATGTTGAAGAATGTGATAGCATACAGGGTTTCCAAATAAACTTTGACTGCACTGATGGGTTCTCAGGTCTTGCCTTAGCTTGTATTGAAAACATTGTGGATGAATATACTAAACCCATCCTCTGCCACCCGATTATAGCTTCCCACTACCCAGACAACTCTCCACAGACTCAAGAAGAAAGGGATGTGTCAAACCTCAAAGATACAATTAGAATTGTGAATATACTTTTTTCTATTGAAGGATTATCTCAGCATTCTAGTTTATTTGTTCCACTGTGTACAGGAGAAAAAGGCTGGAGAAAGCCAGGTAGCCCAAGGCTTTTTGATCATGTTACTTACAATCCACAAAAGTACTACCACTCGTCAGCATTGCTGGCCTCCGCCTTGGACACATTGAGCCAAAAATACCGACACAAAAGCAATACATACACCTTGTCAGATATGTGTGCGGATATGACCGGATATGGAAGAAAAATGGCTTCAGCATCTTTGGGCATTCCATTTACCATGAATGAATCAGAGTATCTTATTGACTACTTAAATAGGACTACTAAACCTATCTACACACCCATAACACCCAGTTGTAAGATTGCCACAGATAAAATCTTTCAACTCATTACAGTCCGAGGTATACCAGAGACTTATCTAAAAGCTCCTTTAAAAGAGGCTAAAGAGCAGATGAATTTACCAGCTTATAGGTGCAGAGATGTCCAAGAAATGATGGAGTTGTACTTCCAGGCAAACAACTTTTTATCTGCAACAAATGTTACAGTTTGTGATAAACCTTTAGAACTGAAAAGTCCTTATGCAAAGATTTTTTCAgagaacttaaacaaaaatggTTTTCTCACAAATGGCATTAGTGAAGACAGAGTACAAAGTTGTCCAGTGATAGCAGGGTATCATAATGGCAACTTCCTGACAGATATGCTTGAAAAGCTACACAGAGAGGTGAGCAGAGTGAAGTTCGCAAAATTACACAAGTTTCAAGAGGAAGGCTTGGAAGCTTCTGAGTATCAGGAGACGTTGGATAGGCTCGCTGAATTTAAGGATAACTATGAAGATAATTTcgaactttaa